The genomic stretch CTGGCGACGGGTACCATGTCCATGTGACAACCGATGACGGCGTGCGGGTCATCGAAGGCACGCTACACCTCCTCGAACCTACCAAGATTGAACAGAAAGAAAGCTCTGATGACCGAAATTGATGATGAAACCTTCAACCAGCTCCAGGATGCCATCGATCGTTTCGTGACCGAGCGGCTGAAGCCAAACGAGATGCGCGTCGAGGAGTCCGACGAAATTCCCGAAGATCTTGTTGAAGAAATGAAGGAGCTGGGCCTGTTCGGACTCACGATTTCGCCCGATTACGGCGGTATCGGCCTGAATTGCCGACAAGAATCCGAGATTGCCATGATCCTCGGCCAGACGGCTCCGGCCTTTCGGTCGCTGTTCGGAACGAACATCGGCATCGGCGCGCGCGGCCTGATACTTGAAGGTACAGAAGAGCAGAAAGAGGCGTATCTGCCAAAATTGGCGAGCGGTGAGATGATTGCGTCCTTCGCCCTAACCGAGCCAGATTCGGGGTCTGATCCCGCGAGTCTCAAGACTAAAGCGGTGAGGGACGGCGACGATTATCTGATCTCGGGAACAAAGCGATATATCACAAACGCCTCGCGAGCCGGGCTATTCACCGTTATGGCGCGGACCGATTTCGAGCAGACCGGCGCGGGCGCGATTTCGGCTTTTCTCGTTCCTGCGGATGCGCCCGGCATTACGCTTGGTGCGAAGGACAAAAAGATGGGACAGCGCGGGACGACGACCTGCGACGTCATCTTCGAGAACGTTCGCGTTCCGGCAACTGCCATCATCGGGCAAGAGCCTGGGCAGGGGTTCAGACTGGCTATGCGGGTCTTGGATCGCGGTCGTATCCACATAGGCGCGCTGTCCACCGGGATGTGCAAACGGCTGATTCAGGAAATGGTCGCTTTCGCGACAGAACGCCGCCAATTTGGGCAGGTGATCTCTGAGTTCCAGCTCATTCAAGCGATGATCGCGGACAGCTACACCGAATTTTCGGCGGCTCAGTCCTTGGTTCGTGCCACTGCCGCGGAATACGACGCTGCCGGAGCCGCGCGGATCAATGCGTCCGCACTGAAATACTTCGCAACAGAGGCCGTGGGGCGGATTGCCGACCGAGCGGTGCAAGTCCATGGCGGGGCCGGTTACATGACCGAATATGCCGTCGAACGGTTCTACCGCGATGTACGGCTGTTCCGGATCTACGAAGGTACAAGCCAGATCCAGCAGCTGCTGATCGCTCGGCAACTCATCAAGAACGGTTTGTAACCTTGGAGGGAAACACCATGACCAAGACTTCCATGCTTGAAGGCAAATCCATTGTGGTCACTGGCGCCGGCGGCGGGATAGGCAGGGCGATCGCACTGGCCGCCGCTGCCGAAGGTGCTTCGGTCGTTGTGAACGATATCGGAGCCGCGCTCGATGGAAGCGGCGAGAATGCCGGGCCGGCCCACCAGGTGGTCGCGGAAATCCTCGACGCCGGGGGCGAGGCGGTGGCCGACACCTCCAGTGTCAGCGACCCGGCGGGGGCAGAAGCCATGATCGCCATCGCCCTAGACTCCTTCGGTCACATCGACGGGGTGGTAAACAATGCCGGAGTTCTGAGGGACGGGTTCTTTCACAAGATGTCCACGGACCAGCTTGATCAGGTCCTCAAGGTGCATCTCTACGGGAGCTTCAACGTCAGCCGCGCGGCGGCACCGCATTTCAAGGACCAAGGGAGCGGCGCCTTCGTGCACATGACGTCGACTTCCGGACTGATCGGCAATCTCGCTCAGGCTAATTATTCCGCCGCGAAAATGGGAATTGTCGGTCTGTCGAAATCGATTGCCCTTGACCTTCAAAGGTTCGACGTGCGCTCGAACTGCATCGCGCCTTTTGCCTGGAGCCGGATGATCAGCTCTATCAAGGCGGACACCGATGACCAAAAGGCACGCGTCGCGAAGCTTCAGCAGATGACGCCCGACAAGGTCGCGACCATGGTTGCCTATCTCCTGTCGGATGCGGCGCGGGACGTGAACGGCCAGATATTCTGCGTACGCAACAATGAGATTCTCCTGTTCAGCCAGCCGCGACCTGTCCGCTCCGTGCACAGGGGCGAGGGCTGGACGGTTGCGAGTATCGCGGAACATGCGATCCCGGCACTAAGATCGGCTTTCTATCCTCTCGATGTATCGGCCGAAGTGTTCTCATGGGACCCAGTGTGAACCTGACCTACCCGAAATGTCACGTTCCGCGCAAAGCCTCGTCTGGCGCGGAACGGCATTAGGCGATAATTGTCCGGCGAAAGAAAGATGGTGGATCGGCATGGGAAGAGAAGACTCGATCAAAGGGAAATCCGTCGGGGCGGTTCACAACGGTCTGCGCATCCTCCGATACGTTTCGGAACTTGGAACGCCGACTGGCGTGAACCAAATCGCTCGGACGACCGGCGTCAGCGCCAGCAGCAGCTTCAACATCCTCGGCACGCTAGTTCAGGAAGGTCTGATTAATTTCGACCACGATACCAAAACCTACTCGCCAGGGATCGGGCTGCTCGGCCTCGCGATTCCGCTGCTCCCGACAAATCCGATCGACCTTGTCACGCCGGAAATTGAAGAACTGTCGCGCAAGCATAACAGCCTGATCTGCCTATGGAACGTCACGGCTGACGAACGTATCGTCCTGAGCAACCGCGCCTCATCCTCGACGACGGTGCGGGTCGATATGAACCTGGGCGCGCGTTTGCCCGCCTATGTCGGCGCGGTTGGGCGTTGCTATGCCGCACTTCGAAATACGCCTGAAAAGATCCTGCGCGAGACCTTCGACAAGCTGCATTGGCAGTCGCCTCCGCGTTTCGAGGATTATCTCCTGGACATTGAAACAGCCCGACACTGCGGGTTTGCCTTCGATTTCGGCAACCTGTTCAACGGTCTCGAAATCACCGCGTCAGTGGTCACGGATGCCATGTCGCGTCCGCGCTACGGGTTGAGCGGCATATCAATCGCAGGACAGCAGTCGCGGGCGCAGATCGAAAGCCTCGCCAAGGACATCAAGCGGTCCGCCGATTGGATCGGCACCAATCTGTTCGGGGCGCCACAGGTCAGTCGTTGAAAAGATGGGGCGCCCGTGTTTCGTCCGACTGCCATAATAAACCTGCCTCGCCGTATG from Antarctobacter heliothermus encodes the following:
- a CDS encoding IclR family transcriptional regulator; its protein translation is MSRSAQSLVWRGTALGDNCPAKERWWIGMGREDSIKGKSVGAVHNGLRILRYVSELGTPTGVNQIARTTGVSASSSFNILGTLVQEGLINFDHDTKTYSPGIGLLGLAIPLLPTNPIDLVTPEIEELSRKHNSLICLWNVTADERIVLSNRASSSTTVRVDMNLGARLPAYVGAVGRCYAALRNTPEKILRETFDKLHWQSPPRFEDYLLDIETARHCGFAFDFGNLFNGLEITASVVTDAMSRPRYGLSGISIAGQQSRAQIESLAKDIKRSADWIGTNLFGAPQVSR
- a CDS encoding acyl-CoA dehydrogenase family protein; amino-acid sequence: MTEIDDETFNQLQDAIDRFVTERLKPNEMRVEESDEIPEDLVEEMKELGLFGLTISPDYGGIGLNCRQESEIAMILGQTAPAFRSLFGTNIGIGARGLILEGTEEQKEAYLPKLASGEMIASFALTEPDSGSDPASLKTKAVRDGDDYLISGTKRYITNASRAGLFTVMARTDFEQTGAGAISAFLVPADAPGITLGAKDKKMGQRGTTTCDVIFENVRVPATAIIGQEPGQGFRLAMRVLDRGRIHIGALSTGMCKRLIQEMVAFATERRQFGQVISEFQLIQAMIADSYTEFSAAQSLVRATAAEYDAAGAARINASALKYFATEAVGRIADRAVQVHGGAGYMTEYAVERFYRDVRLFRIYEGTSQIQQLLIARQLIKNGL
- a CDS encoding SDR family oxidoreductase translates to MLEGKSIVVTGAGGGIGRAIALAAAAEGASVVVNDIGAALDGSGENAGPAHQVVAEILDAGGEAVADTSSVSDPAGAEAMIAIALDSFGHIDGVVNNAGVLRDGFFHKMSTDQLDQVLKVHLYGSFNVSRAAAPHFKDQGSGAFVHMTSTSGLIGNLAQANYSAAKMGIVGLSKSIALDLQRFDVRSNCIAPFAWSRMISSIKADTDDQKARVAKLQQMTPDKVATMVAYLLSDAARDVNGQIFCVRNNEILLFSQPRPVRSVHRGEGWTVASIAEHAIPALRSAFYPLDVSAEVFSWDPV